In one window of Aceticella autotrophica DNA:
- a CDS encoding aspartyl-phosphate phosphatase Spo0E family protein, giving the protein MNTNISALEQKINDLRQELDDLIQQKNVKYDVVLDISRRLDDLIVFYVLTKNMYTE; this is encoded by the coding sequence ATGAATACTAATATTTCAGCATTGGAGCAAAAAATAAATGATTTAAGGCAGGAACTTGATGATTTAATTCAACAGAAGAATGTCAAATATGATGTTGTACTTGATATCAGCAGGCGTCTCGATGATTTGATTGTATTTTATGTTTTAACAAAAAATATGTATACAGAATAA
- the gpr gene encoding GPR endopeptidase: protein MFSIRTDLAVEARELYKEGYAGEIPGVSVEEKNYEGVKVVKVSILNEQGVQAMGKPVGDYITIEAPDLKERDLKLEENVAKILANVIKQITTLSAETNILVVGLGNWNVTPDALGPKVVSDIIITRHLKEIIPDEFGNEISAVSAIAPGVLGITGIETVEIVKGIVDRIKPDILITIDALASRRIERLATTIQIANTGISPGSGIGNMRLAINQESIGIPVIAIGVPTVVDAATIANDTIEYLTNSLIKQTKEDSPFYTVLKNMGSEDKYALIREVLNPYVKDLMVTPKEVDSLIENISSIISKGINMALQPNMTIEEMNQLVH from the coding sequence ATGTTCAGTATAAGGACAGACCTTGCTGTAGAGGCACGTGAACTTTATAAAGAGGGTTATGCAGGTGAAATACCCGGTGTATCCGTAGAAGAAAAAAATTATGAAGGGGTTAAGGTTGTAAAAGTAAGTATTTTAAATGAACAGGGAGTACAGGCAATGGGAAAGCCTGTTGGTGATTATATAACAATAGAAGCACCTGATTTGAAAGAAAGGGATTTGAAATTAGAAGAAAATGTAGCGAAAATACTTGCAAACGTTATTAAACAAATAACAACCTTAAGTGCTGAAACAAATATACTTGTGGTAGGTCTTGGTAATTGGAATGTTACGCCTGATGCACTTGGACCAAAGGTGGTTTCAGATATAATTATAACAAGGCATTTGAAAGAAATTATTCCAGATGAATTTGGAAATGAAATAAGTGCTGTATCTGCTATAGCACCAGGTGTTCTTGGTATTACAGGTATTGAAACAGTTGAAATTGTAAAAGGTATCGTTGATAGGATTAAGCCTGACATATTAATAACAATTGACGCACTTGCATCCAGAAGGATAGAAAGGTTAGCTACAACGATACAAATTGCAAATACCGGTATAAGTCCCGGTTCAGGTATTGGCAATATGAGACTTGCAATAAATCAGGAAAGTATTGGGATACCTGTCATAGCTATTGGAGTTCCCACAGTAGTAGATGCTGCTACAATAGCAAATGATACAATAGAATATCTGACAAATTCACTTATTAAACAAACAAAAGAGGATAGTCCATTTTATACAGTATTAAAAAACATGGGGAGTGAAGATAAATATGCACTTATTAGAGAGGTATTGAATCCATATGTTAAAGACCTAATGGTAACTCCAAAAGAAGTAGATTCTTTAATTGAGAATATTTCTTCAATCATATCAAAGGGTATAAATATGGCATTACAACCTAATATGACAATTGAAGAAATGAATCAACTTGTACATTAA
- the ilvE gene encoding branched-chain-amino-acid transaminase — translation MSIVYINGEFVDSDKAVVSVFDHGYLYGDGIFEGIRAYNGTVFKLKEHLKRLYSMAKALLLDIPITMEEMEKKVCETVRKNNLKDAYIRLVVSRGKGDLGLDPYKCDKPTIVIIADKIALYPEETYEKGLKIITSTCRRNSIQSLDPQIKSLNYLNNILAKIEAVKAGYSEALLLNLEGYVVECTGDNIFIVSNGTLYTPPSAAGALGGITRATVIDIAKELNIPFEEKNISLFNVYTADECFLTGTAAEAIPVTEVDHRIIGSGKAGEITKKIISEFRKITSVYGTKVYE, via the coding sequence ATGTCTATTGTATATATAAATGGTGAGTTTGTTGACAGCGATAAGGCGGTTGTTTCTGTTTTTGACCACGGATATCTTTATGGCGATGGTATATTTGAAGGCATCAGGGCATACAACGGTACAGTCTTTAAACTTAAGGAGCATTTAAAAAGGCTTTATAGTATGGCAAAAGCTTTGCTTCTTGATATACCAATTACTATGGAGGAAATGGAAAAAAAGGTTTGTGAAACGGTTAGAAAAAACAATTTAAAGGATGCCTATATTAGATTAGTTGTATCGAGAGGAAAAGGTGACCTTGGGCTTGATCCATATAAATGTGATAAACCAACTATAGTAATAATTGCAGATAAAATTGCTTTGTATCCTGAGGAAACATATGAAAAGGGGCTTAAAATAATTACGTCTACATGTAGGAGGAATTCAATACAATCACTTGACCCACAGATAAAATCATTAAATTATTTGAATAATATACTTGCTAAAATTGAGGCTGTAAAAGCGGGATATTCTGAAGCGTTGCTTTTAAATCTTGAGGGTTATGTTGTTGAATGTACAGGGGATAATATTTTCATAGTATCAAATGGAACCTTATATACACCACCATCAGCAGCAGGGGCACTTGGAGGAATAACAAGGGCTACAGTAATTGACATAGCAAAGGAACTAAATATACCTTTTGAAGAAAAGAACATTTCATTATTTAATGTATATACGGCTGACGAATGTTTTCTGACAGGAACAGCAGCAGAAGCCATACCGGTTACTGAGGTTGACCATAGGATAATAGGCAGTGGAAAAGCTGGTGAAATTACAAAAAAAATAATTAGCGAGTTTAGAAAGATTACATCAGTATATGGAACAAAGGTTTATGAGTAA
- the rpsT gene encoding 30S ribosomal protein S20 encodes MANIKSAKKRILVTAKKTLKNKMIKSKVKTAISKFEKNLSAGNIDESKKTLKAAIRELDKAYSKGVLHRNTIARKKSRLCKKLNTLDA; translated from the coding sequence TTGGCAAATATAAAATCCGCAAAAAAAAGAATTTTAGTTACTGCAAAAAAGACTTTAAAAAACAAAATGATAAAATCTAAAGTAAAAACGGCTATTTCCAAATTTGAAAAAAATCTTTCCGCCGGTAACATAGATGAATCAAAGAAAACATTAAAAGCCGCTATTAGAGAGCTTGACAAGGCATATTCAAAAGGTGTTTTGCATAGAAATACCATTGCAAGAAAAAAATCAAGACTCTGTAAAAAATTAAATACCTTAGATGCATAA
- a CDS encoding indolepyruvate ferredoxin oxidoreductase subunit alpha, with protein MAHIIDQEECISCGACADECPEDAIKEVDDKYEVDADACIDCGACEDVCPTGAIKEAE; from the coding sequence ATGGCGCATATTATTGACCAAGAAGAATGCATAAGCTGTGGTGCTTGTGCTGATGAATGCCCAGAAGATGCAATAAAAGAAGTTGATGACAAGTATGAAGTAGATGCCGATGCATGTATTGATTGTGGAGCATGTGAGGATGTTTGCCCGACAGGAGCAATAAAAGAAGCTGAATAA
- the holA gene encoding DNA polymerase III subunit delta has protein sequence MKGKMNYTDFINSLKSKILPVYVFYGEEKFLLDDAYKKLKNILLNGIADEMNCLMIEEANLDNIIDACETLPFMSQHKLVVVKDQDMFKRLDDRSIKELIDYIENKNNYNILLFMFGDKIDMRKKFFKTIEKYGIIVNFERVRYKEAVNYTGYFIRKYGKTIKKPLAEFIVKNCGTDLYRIFNEVNKIIAYSENDEVSEKDIKAVVCVDLHENIFNLVNSIGLKKEAEAIYLLNRMINNGESGIVILSMIIRQFRNILKIVYLMQKNIDKKEYAARLSIHSFAVKDILIQSKMFSFKELIAAYDKCLLCDKALKSGHDARLSLENLIRKLCK, from the coding sequence ATGAAGGGTAAGATGAATTATACAGACTTTATAAATAGTTTAAAATCCAAAATATTACCTGTATATGTTTTTTATGGTGAAGAAAAGTTTTTATTGGATGATGCTTATAAAAAATTAAAAAATATATTGCTTAATGGGATTGCAGATGAAATGAATTGTTTAATGATTGAGGAAGCAAATTTGGATAATATTATTGATGCATGTGAAACCCTTCCTTTTATGTCCCAGCACAAATTGGTGGTTGTAAAAGACCAAGACATGTTTAAAAGGCTTGATGATAGAAGTATTAAAGAATTGATTGATTATATTGAAAACAAAAATAATTACAATATTCTGCTGTTCATGTTTGGTGATAAAATTGATATGAGAAAAAAATTTTTTAAAACAATTGAAAAATACGGTATCATAGTAAATTTTGAAAGGGTAAGATATAAAGAAGCTGTTAATTATACCGGATATTTTATAAGGAAATATGGGAAGACTATAAAAAAGCCATTGGCAGAATTTATTGTAAAAAATTGTGGAACAGATTTATACAGAATATTTAATGAAGTAAATAAAATTATTGCATATTCTGAAAATGATGAGGTATCAGAAAAAGATATTAAAGCTGTTGTTTGTGTTGATTTACATGAAAATATATTTAATTTAGTTAACTCGATTGGCTTAAAAAAGGAAGCAGAAGCAATATATCTTTTAAATAGAATGATTAATAACGGTGAAAGCGGTATTGTTATATTAAGCATGATTATAAGACAGTTCCGAAATATTTTAAAAATAGTATATCTTATGCAAAAAAATATTGATAAAAAAGAGTATGCTGCAAGATTAAGTATACATAGTTTTGCAGTTAAAGATATACTAATACAGAGTAAAATGTTTAGTTTTAAAGAACTGATTGCAGCATATGACAAATGCTTGTTATGTGATAAAGCGTTAAAATCAGGACATGATGCAAGACTTTCCTTGGAAAATCTCATAAGAAAACTTTGCAAGTGA
- a CDS encoding DNA internalization-related competence protein ComEC/Rec2, whose translation MNAPFLYIAIALSSGIIVGRYNININYLFIFLLISVFFSIIMYKKSLNATFPILISIFLFGVIIGTNAIYSKNNYETMEGKLVTIRGTVSELKKMQNLSKYIVNPDKGLKILVSQYGGIPPENGDLVNVRGIVYIPPEKRNPGGFNYRLFLRKNNIGALMSIKGTSFEIVEKNKNSVIDRILQNTRNKIRAGYAASMPKNDAEFVSSMILGDYSIDDATMNSFRITGIAHVLSVSGLHVGVIALFIIFILGFFKINRYSTPIVILILIFYTLLTGSVPPVMRSTIMASMALIGTSIGRNNVPENSISVAAVFILLINPLMIYDVGFQLSFIATLSIIYLYNPLKVLIKIPNKKLKDMIALTMAAQIGTIPIILFYFHNLSLISLLANILIVPITGAVVILGFISAVISIVIPFLSFPINYINIPIVEIILYLTKFLSCLPYASLNTLVMPFYAIILYYIMIIVFLSKLNKKLKYQITAIIIFIFIAGIVYNVTVHKGLEVTFLDVGQGDSAFVETPHGKKILIDGGGRPNANGTAFDVGHNIVMPFLYYKNTATLDTIFISHTDIDHIGGVLSILNEINVKKIFIGEQKVTDNNYKELIEIAKSKQIPVVFLTQGDVVTIDGIDFIVLSPGKDFIEENPINNNALTFKMIYRNADFLFTGDIEKEAENKLKNLDIKADVLKVPHHGSNTSSTKDFIEKVNPEITIISVGKNNYGHPNVNVVKYLASISKLYRTDRDGAVIINTDGNVIKVKRFIED comes from the coding sequence ATGAACGCCCCCTTTTTATATATTGCAATAGCTCTATCCTCTGGTATAATTGTTGGACGATATAATATAAACATAAATTATTTATTTATATTCTTGCTTATATCTGTATTTTTTTCTATTATCATGTATAAGAAATCCTTAAATGCTACGTTTCCTATTTTAATAAGTATTTTTCTTTTTGGAGTTATAATTGGTACAAACGCTATATATTCGAAAAACAATTATGAAACTATGGAAGGGAAGCTTGTAACTATAAGGGGTACCGTATCTGAACTAAAGAAAATGCAGAATTTATCAAAATATATTGTTAACCCAGATAAGGGTCTAAAGATTCTTGTATCACAGTATGGGGGGATTCCACCTGAAAATGGAGATTTAGTAAATGTAAGGGGAATAGTATATATACCTCCAGAAAAAAGAAATCCGGGAGGATTTAACTACAGATTATTTTTAAGGAAAAATAATATAGGGGCACTGATGAGTATTAAAGGTACAAGCTTTGAAATAGTAGAAAAGAACAAAAATAGTGTTATTGATAGAATATTACAGAATACAAGAAATAAAATCAGGGCTGGATATGCCGCATCAATGCCGAAAAATGATGCTGAATTTGTTTCATCTATGATATTGGGGGATTATAGTATAGATGATGCAACGATGAATTCATTTAGAATTACCGGTATTGCCCATGTATTGTCGGTATCGGGACTTCATGTTGGCGTTATTGCCTTATTTATTATATTTATACTGGGATTTTTTAAAATCAATAGATACAGTACACCAATTGTTATTTTGATTTTGATATTTTATACCCTATTAACTGGCTCAGTACCGCCTGTTATGAGGTCAACAATCATGGCATCAATGGCATTGATAGGTACAAGTATAGGGAGAAATAACGTGCCGGAAAATTCTATTTCCGTTGCTGCAGTATTTATATTGCTCATTAATCCCCTTATGATTTATGATGTTGGGTTTCAACTATCGTTTATAGCAACCTTGTCTATTATATATCTCTATAATCCATTAAAAGTTTTGATAAAAATTCCAAATAAAAAACTTAAGGACATGATTGCTTTGACGATGGCAGCGCAAATTGGCACAATTCCAATTATACTTTTTTATTTTCATAATTTATCTCTTATTTCTCTTTTGGCAAACATATTAATTGTACCAATAACAGGTGCTGTTGTTATTCTTGGATTTATATCTGCGGTTATAAGCATAGTCATACCATTTTTATCTTTTCCAATAAATTATATTAACATACCGATTGTTGAGATAATTTTATATTTGACAAAATTTCTTAGTTGTTTACCATATGCAAGCTTAAATACATTAGTAATGCCTTTTTATGCTATTATATTGTATTATATAATGATTATAGTGTTTTTAAGTAAATTAAATAAAAAGCTTAAATATCAAATAACTGCAATAATAATCTTTATTTTTATTGCAGGAATTGTTTATAATGTTACTGTACATAAAGGATTGGAAGTTACATTTCTTGATGTGGGGCAGGGCGACAGTGCTTTTGTAGAAACACCTCACGGAAAGAAAATCCTTATTGATGGAGGCGGAAGACCAAATGCAAATGGTACGGCATTTGATGTTGGACATAATATAGTAATGCCCTTTTTGTACTATAAGAATACAGCAACGCTTGATACAATATTTATATCACATACGGATATTGACCATATCGGAGGAGTATTAAGTATCCTTAATGAAATAAACGTTAAGAAAATATTCATAGGAGAACAGAAGGTTACGGATAATAATTACAAGGAACTTATTGAAATAGCTAAATCAAAACAAATACCAGTTGTATTTTTAACACAAGGAGATGTGGTGACGATAGATGGAATTGATTTTATTGTATTAAGTCCCGGGAAAGATTTTATTGAGGAAAATCCAATTAATAATAATGCTTTAACATTTAAAATGATTTATAGAAATGCTGATTTTTTATTTACGGGTGATATTGAAAAGGAAGCAGAAAACAAATTGAAAAATTTAGATATAAAAGCAGATGTGCTAAAGGTTCCACATCATGGTTCAAACACATCTTCAACAAAAGATTTTATTGAGAAGGTAAATCCTGAGATTACTATAATTTCAGTGGGTAAAAATAATTATGGACATCCCAATGTTAATGTCGTAAAATACTTAGCAAGTATTTCTAAATTATATAGAACAGACAGGGATGGCGCAGTTATTATAAATACGGATGGTAATGTTATTAAAGTAAAAAGGTTTATTGAGGATTAA
- a CDS encoding phage holin family protein — protein sequence MLKSIVRFIVSAIVLLVVGYLVPGFSVAGFWGALISAVVIALLGYIVEALLGKNISPRSRGIVGFIVAAIVIYIAQFIVPTIHATIPGALIAAFVIGLVDAFIPTELR from the coding sequence ATGTTGAAATCAATAGTTAGGTTTATTGTATCTGCAATTGTCTTATTAGTGGTTGGATACCTTGTACCCGGTTTTAGTGTTGCAGGCTTTTGGGGTGCTTTAATTTCAGCAGTTGTTATTGCCTTATTGGGATATATTGTTGAAGCATTGTTGGGGAAAAATATCTCACCAAGGAGCAGAGGTATTGTAGGATTTATTGTTGCGGCAATAGTTATATATATTGCACAATTTATTGTGCCTACAATACATGCTACGATTCCGGGTGCATTGATAGCAGCATTTGTAATAGGGCTTGTAGATGCTTTTATACCTACTGAATTGAGGTGA
- a CDS encoding calcium-translocating P-type ATPase, SERCA-type → MKKYWRFDISEVLKDLNTDSNKGLSSREVEIRLSKYGTNSLKGKGRKSIFSMFIEQFNNYMVIILIIAAFISFFLGEVVDAVIILFILILNALLGMIQENKAEESLEALKKLSAPNARVLRDGRIIEIEISNIVPGDIVFFEAGNFVPADGRIIESANLKIDESSLTGESLPVEKSQMMIEDEDLDIGGRTNMVYKGTIVTYGRGKYVVTATGMNTEVGCIAGMLESENNQRTPLQEKLEQLGKYLGSGAIIICVIIFIIGVLEKRPVFEMFMTAVSLAVAAIPEGLPAVVTITLAIGVQKMIKRNAIIRKLTAVETLGSANVICSDKTGTLTQNKMTVVKVFSDGREYGLRNNVNEKLHFILKIAALCTDAIINKDGKSIGDPTEVALVAAFESTGSKKIDVENENPREAEIPFDSERKMMTTIHRMDKDRYRIITKGAFDNIIERCKYILKNGEVIALENEDKEEIKKENEKMGKDALRVLAVSYKDVDKIPENLSSETVEKDLIFVGLIGMIDPPREEVEESVKLCKKAGIKPVMITGDHKITASAIARELGILSENDEVISGKELEKVSDEELINRVKNISVYARVSPEHKMRIIKAWQKNKAVVAMTGDGVNDAPALKQADIGAAMGITGTDVAKEAADMVLTDDNFSTIVAAVEEGRTIYSNIKKSIHYLLSCNIGEIIVLLVATILGMPLPLKPIHILWVNLITDSLPALALGLEPAEKDIMLKKPRRKEEGIFSEGLAIRIPLEGIIIGAVSFLAFIIGLNESLSNGRTMAFVVLTMSQLVQAMNVRSNKSIFKIGIFKNKYMIFAFTISLILQLVVVMTPLNTIFEVKNVNIYDWDIIIALSLAPLIIMEIVKPFLNRNSN, encoded by the coding sequence ATGAAAAAATATTGGAGATTTGATATATCAGAAGTCCTTAAAGATTTGAATACAGATTCAAACAAAGGATTATCAAGCAGGGAGGTTGAAATAAGGCTTTCTAAATATGGGACAAATAGTCTAAAAGGTAAAGGAAGAAAATCTATATTTTCAATGTTTATTGAACAGTTTAATAATTATATGGTAATTATATTAATTATTGCAGCTTTTATATCTTTTTTTCTTGGAGAGGTTGTAGATGCAGTTATAATATTATTTATCTTAATATTAAATGCACTTCTTGGGATGATTCAGGAAAACAAGGCGGAGGAATCTCTTGAAGCTTTAAAGAAATTATCTGCACCAAACGCAAGAGTCTTGAGGGATGGTAGAATTATTGAAATAGAAATTTCCAACATAGTTCCGGGTGATATTGTATTTTTTGAAGCAGGTAATTTTGTTCCGGCAGATGGCAGAATAATAGAATCTGCCAATTTAAAGATTGATGAATCATCACTTACCGGTGAGTCTTTGCCGGTAGAAAAATCTCAGATGATGATTGAGGATGAGGATTTAGATATTGGCGGCAGAACAAATATGGTTTATAAGGGAACAATTGTTACATACGGCAGAGGGAAATACGTTGTAACAGCAACTGGCATGAATACAGAGGTAGGTTGTATAGCCGGTATGTTAGAGAGTGAAAACAATCAAAGAACGCCCTTACAGGAAAAGCTGGAGCAGCTTGGAAAATATCTTGGTTCAGGTGCTATCATTATATGTGTAATTATATTTATAATAGGGGTACTTGAAAAAAGACCGGTTTTTGAGATGTTTATGACTGCTGTAAGTCTTGCAGTTGCTGCTATACCAGAAGGTTTACCGGCAGTCGTTACTATTACACTTGCGATTGGTGTTCAAAAAATGATTAAAAGGAATGCAATAATAAGAAAGTTGACAGCTGTTGAAACCTTAGGAAGTGCTAATGTTATTTGTTCCGACAAGACAGGAACATTAACGCAGAATAAAATGACTGTCGTTAAAGTATTTAGTGATGGCAGGGAATATGGATTAAGAAATAACGTTAATGAAAAACTGCATTTTATATTAAAGATTGCTGCTTTATGTACAGATGCAATAATTAATAAAGATGGCAAAAGTATTGGTGACCCGACCGAGGTTGCACTGGTGGCTGCCTTTGAAAGTACAGGGTCTAAAAAAATAGATGTAGAAAATGAAAATCCCAGAGAAGCAGAAATTCCCTTTGATTCTGAACGTAAAATGATGACAACAATACATAGAATGGATAAAGATAGATATAGAATTATAACCAAGGGTGCGTTTGATAATATTATTGAAAGATGCAAATACATATTAAAAAATGGTGAAGTAATAGCGCTCGAAAATGAAGATAAAGAAGAGATAAAAAAAGAAAATGAAAAAATGGGTAAAGACGCCTTAAGGGTGCTTGCTGTATCATATAAAGATGTTGACAAAATTCCTGAAAATCTATCCAGTGAAACGGTAGAAAAGGACTTGATATTTGTAGGGCTTATAGGAATGATAGATCCACCGCGGGAAGAAGTAGAAGAATCTGTGAAGTTGTGTAAGAAAGCGGGAATCAAACCGGTAATGATAACAGGAGATCATAAAATCACAGCATCTGCAATAGCAAGAGAACTGGGAATACTGAGTGAAAATGACGAAGTTATATCAGGCAAAGAACTGGAAAAGGTTTCGGATGAGGAATTAATCAATAGAGTGAAAAATATTTCTGTTTATGCAAGGGTTTCGCCAGAGCATAAGATGAGGATAATAAAAGCATGGCAAAAAAATAAAGCAGTAGTTGCTATGACCGGTGACGGTGTAAATGATGCACCGGCGTTAAAACAAGCTGATATTGGTGCTGCGATGGGGATTACAGGTACTGATGTAGCTAAGGAAGCTGCAGATATGGTTTTGACAGATGATAATTTTTCTACTATTGTTGCGGCAGTGGAGGAAGGCAGGACTATTTATTCAAATATAAAAAAGTCAATACATTACCTTCTTTCCTGTAATATAGGAGAGATAATTGTTTTATTGGTTGCGACAATACTTGGGATGCCGCTTCCTTTAAAGCCAATACATATATTATGGGTTAATCTTATTACAGATAGTTTACCAGCACTTGCTCTTGGATTAGAACCGGCTGAAAAAGATATAATGCTTAAAAAGCCCCGGAGGAAGGAAGAAGGAATATTTTCAGAAGGTTTGGCAATAAGGATACCTTTAGAAGGTATAATAATAGGTGCTGTATCTTTTTTGGCTTTTATAATAGGTCTTAATGAAAGCCTTAGCAATGGACGAACTATGGCTTTTGTGGTTTTAACAATGTCACAATTAGTTCAAGCGATGAATGTAAGGTCAAATAAATCTATATTTAAAATAGGAATATTTAAAAACAAATATATGATTTTTGCATTTACAATATCATTGATATTACAACTTGTTGTAGTTATGACACCATTGAATACAATTTTTGAGGTTAAAAATGTTAATATTTATGACTGGGACATTATTATAGCTCTATCACTTGCACCATTAATAATCATGGAAATTGTTAAACCTTTTTTAAATAGGAATTCTAATTAA